TGTATGAATAGGCTGCTCCAATACAGAGCCTATTACAACAGCATCAAAAAATGAATCCGGATGATTGGAGGCCAGCATGAGTGGCGCACCTTTGGGAAGTTTATCAAAATTGGCAACACAAAGCTTTTTTAAGTAAATAGGTAGTGCCAGACGAACCAGGAAACGCGAGAAATAGTAAAACAAAATCTGAAAGGTAAGTTTTTACAAAATTATGGGATTATTTTTTTATTCTGACAGTCCAGGTACCGTATTCCGCTCCCGCGAAGTTGCTACCTTTGACTTTCTGTATAATTTCCCTCAGTAGCTTAACATCAACATGCTGCAAGGCCTAATGCAAAATCAGTAATGCGCTTAAAAGATTATCCCGAAATTATCCGCCAAGCCTGGGCAGGTTTTGATAATTCCATCGGAGTGAAATTTGTGGAGGATATCAGTGCCAAAGTATCAACCAATCACGTATTCAGGGTAACGCTGGACAATGATGATAAGGTCGTGGCCAAGCTTTCCTATTTCGGGAAATATGAACATTTCAAAGAAGACCACCGGATCATTCAAACCCTTTCCAACAACCTGTTGTACCCCTTTGAAAATGTGCTCGCCAAGTCTCTTGTAAAAAATAACCAGGTCTATACCTATCGCTACCAGGAAGATTTTGTGGACACCTGGGTGGTGTTTTATAATCCGATCAGGGCTATGAACCGGCTTCCTAAGCGGCTCAATGAGGATCAGATCCGGAAACTGGGTACCGAAGCAGCTAAGTTTCACCTGGCTTGTTTCAGGGCGGGGAAATCAATTCCGAAATCGTCCAAGAACCTGCGCACAGATATTCAGCATTTGCTTGACATTCTCGAAACGGACACCGGCCAATACGAGCATCGCGGTTTTATCCATATTTTGAAAAAGCAATGCGATATTTTCATGAAGAATATCCAGCGGCTTAATGTGAGTTCTTTTGATCTTATGCCTGTTTTTGTGGACTGGAATATTGGCAACTTTTCGGTGACCGACGACATGAAATTGTTTTCACGCTGGGATTACGATTGGTTCAGGGTTTCTTCGCGGGTTATGGATTTCTACTTTTTTAGTCGTGTTTGTTCCAATGTCGGGGACCGCACGGTGTTCAGCTATCTCATGGGCCCATTGATGGAAGATCGCTTTATGATTTTTCTTCAGGAGTACCACAAAGTTTATCCATTGACGGAAAGAGAGGTCCGGTTTATGAAAGAGGCTTACCGCTTCTTTATTTTGAATTATGTGATCAAATACGGTAAATATTTCTTCCACAGGTCATACTGTACCAAGCTGCAAAAAGAAGCATATGAGCTCTATTTTCCTTCGATAGATGGTTTTGACGAAGAGAAAATCCTGAGAGTACTGAACTTATAGCGAGTTGGCCCTCCATTTCTTTTACACTCCAAGACACCAATTACTATGATCCTCGACAATTTTAAATCAGTAATATCCAAGTACGATGTTATTTTCTTCGACGCTTTCGGTGTTCTGAAAACCTATAATGGCCTCATACCGGGAATAGAGAACACTTTTGCGTATCTGAGAGAGACCCAAAAGGATTTCTATGTCGTGACCAATGACGCTTCCAGGAGCCCGGAGCAACTGGCCGAAAGCTACGTAAAACTGGGTATTAATGATGTAACGCCCGACCGCATTATTTCTTCCGGTATGCTTGCCAGGGAGTACCTGGACCTCAAAGTGAGGAAAGGGATCGTGGCATATCTTGGAACAGATAATTCGGCACATTACATTGAAACATCAGATATAAAAACACTGTCAATCAGAGAGTTGGATCTTAATGCCGTAAGCGACGTGAATGCCCTAGTATTTCTCGACGACGAAGGTTTTGACTGGAATACGGATTTGACAAAAACGCTTAACCTGCTTCGTAAACGTAATATTCCGGTGATTGTCGCCAATACCGATAAAACCTACCCTGCTTCCAAGAGCCGTTTATCGATCGCCGTTGGTGCATTGGCCAAAATGATCGAAGATACGATCGGCCGACAGTTTATCCGCTTCGGAAAGCCTGATCCTCAGATGTTTATATTTGCTTACCAGCACATTAAAAATTATCCCAATGTCGATAAAAGGGACATTCTGATGGTGGGCGACACACTGCATACCGACATTTTAGGCGGGAATAAATTCGGGCTGGATACTGCCCTGGTTTTGACTGGGAATACACAGGCGGAAGACGCGGAAGTGCGGATCAGGGCTACCGGGATCATTCCTACTTACATTTGCGTGTCGGCGGTGGTGGAGTAGACTTTTAGAGAGACTTGGCAAGTCTGGGAGACTTACCAAGTCTTACTCCGTCCGCAAACTTTTCACAGGATTCATACGGGCAGCTCTTACCGATTGAAATGCAATGGTCAATAACGTGATCAATGCTACCAGTCCGGCTGTTAATGCAAAAACCCACCAGCCCAGATTGATTTTATAAGCGTATCCCCGCAGCCAGTTTTGCATCACAAACCAGCCCAATGGAGCGGCCACTACAAATCCTATCAGCATTAACCTTGTAAATTCCTTTCCAAAAATCCATAGTAACTGATTTTTCGTCGCCCCTAGCACTTTCCTGACCCCTATTTCCTTTGATCTCGACTCGGCCATGAAGGTGACCAACCCGTACAATCCAAGGCAGCCAATGAGAATAGCAATGACAGAAAATACCTGGATTAGGCCCAGCAGAATGTTTTCAGTCGCATAAAACGACTCCATCTGATCGTCCAAAAAACCGGCGTTGTAGACACTTTCCGGAAAAAGCTTGTTCCATGTATTTTCAATGTCCCTAAGAGTTTGAGGCACGCCAGCAGGACTGATTTTAATGGCGGCCATTGTATTTGCCCTGCTTTCATTAACGATCGCGGCGGGCGGAATACCTTCACTCAGCGCATCTACATTGAAATCCTTGACGACACCTACAATAATTTTCTCCTGCCCCAAAACCTTCATACTCCTCCCAAGAATTGCCTCGTGACTGGCTATGCCCAATTGCTTAAGCATTGTCTCGTTCACAAGCACCTCATTCCGCGTTGAATCATTGGAAATGAAATTACGACCGGCCATTATTGTCAATCCAAAAACCGGCACGAAACTCATGTCGCCTACTCTTACGCGCACCGGAAACTTCTCTCTTTCGGAGCGATGATCAAACACAAACGGTTCATTATTCTGCATCTGCGACATTGGTGGCTCTGCACCTAATGTGAGCTTTTCAACACCTTTTATTGCCGCCAGCTGGTCGCGTAAAGTTTGCTGTTTATTAACTCCGGCAGGAGGAATGCGAACGGTTAGTATGGCATCTTTTTTAAAGCCTGGATCAGCCGTTTTCAAGTATTTCACCTGGGCGGACATGACAATAACCCCAATGATAAAAAGCTGGTTGACAAAGAATTGAACCACTACCAGACTTTTGCGGACCGATACTTTGCCAGCCTTTTGCGTAGTCAGCTTCCCTTTCAATGCAGCTATCGGATTGAAACGTGCAATCACGGCTGCCGGGTATAATCCTGCCAATACAATCACTCCCACTATCAGCCCTCCAAACCAGAACAATGCATTGGGATGAAAAAGATTAATAACGGAAATATTGGCATGAAGCATCGACAATGCATTGTTCAGCATCGGTAAATTGAGCTGTGTAATGATCAAAGCCAATGCGAACGCGGCTAAACAAAGCAAAGCCGTTTCGGTCATAAACTGGCCGATCAGCTGGCGTCGCGTACTGCCCATTGTCTTGCGAACACCCACTTCTTTCGATCGTTTGATCGCCTGTGCTGTGGAGAGGTTGATAAAATTCACACAAGCAGCCAGAACCAAAAATAAGCCAACCGCGATCAGCGCATACAGGATTGGGCGGGGGGCGGGTCCGTAGCCGGGTGTATGGAACATTTCGCTTAACGGAATCGTATGGAAACCATACATTTTTGCCTCTTCCTGTGCGTAATATTTCTTCCCCGTTTGAGCCAATGCATTGATCAATTTGGGCAAATCATTGCCTTTTTTCAAAGCTACCCAGCACATCGTAGATGGCTCTGCCCACACATTCAGCATGCCAGGATCTTTGTTTAGTGCAGGCAATGTGCTGTAAGACACCAGAACATCGTAGCGAAGCTGGGTATTGGCAGGAGGGTTTTCAATGATACCCGTCACGGTAACGTCCGTTTTATTGTCAAAACGAAGGATCTTGCCCACTACGTTTTCCTGTCCGAAATACTTCACCGCATAGTCGCGGGAGAGCACGACTGAATTGGGGCTTTTCAATGCATCAGTGGCTTTTCCTTCCACCCATTGTGTGTCAAAAACCTCGAAAAATTGAGGCTCCGTAAAGCAAATGTTTCGTGATTCCTCGAATTTTTTAGCAAAGCCCCCTATACCGTCCGGAATGCTGATGACCATTCCGAAAAGATTGTTAAGCCTCACCGCACTTTCGACAAACGGATATTCATTCCTAAGTACTTCACCAAGCGGACGCGGCGTCACATCGGTATGCTGGGTTTGGTCGCCGATAATGTCGGTCACTATCCAATGAATACGGTCTGCTTTGGAATGATAACGGTTAAAGCTGAACAGGTAACCTACCAACAGAAAAATCACAATTCCGCTCGCAAGACCCACAGATAACCCCGCAATACTGACCAAACTCGTAGTCCGGTTTCGCCAGAGATTGCGAAGAGCAACTTTGAAGTAGTTTTTGAACATATCCGATCGTGTTGTTTACCGTTGAACAGCAAAAATTATTATGCCAAATAATTGATACCTCTATATATCAATTATTTACATATAAAATTAAAAATTTATTTGTTCAAAAGCGGACATTTCCGAATGATATCGTACAAAAAATGAAGAGCTATTTTTTGGGAAAAACAACATAATACTCTCTTGCCCGCTGCGCTTCCTGTTCCGCCTCTTTTGATTGACCTCGCATTTTCAAAATCGCAGCACGGTTCGTGTGACATTCGGCAGCTACATAAGAATCAGGAAATGAGCGCACGGAACGCGTGAAAAGGTCATATGCCTGCGAAAGCGACGCCGTATCCTTCTTTGAGAACAATGTTTGTGCCTCTGCAAAGTCTTGCTTCCAACGTTTGGCGATCGGCGTCATGCGTTCCGCTTCTTGAAATACCTTGAAAGGAGGGATGACGGGAACAATGCTGTTTTTAGCGGCGATTTTTTCAACAGGCTTTGAGAAAAATGCTTCGATCGCCTCAGTGTAAGCTAGCGCTTCCTGGCGGTTATGTGCTTCGTTTTTCAATTTTTGCTCTTCGGCCGCATTTGTAAAAAACGATGCTTCTGCCAGAACACCTGGAATGCCGTAGGTATTACGCAAAACGGAAGCACCCGCCTCCGCAAAAATGGTGAAGTCGGATACCAGCGAAACCGGCGCATTAGGCTGATGTAAATGTTTTAATAAACCCGCTGCCAGTTTCCTTCCAAAATCGACGCTGGCTACATTCTCGGAGGCATTCCCGTGAAAATAAATGATCGGAAAATTAACCGACGAGTCCGCCGTCGCATTATGATGGATCGAAACAAACAGGTCTGCCTTGTTTTCAACAGCGAGTTTGGCCCGGTCAGGCAGAGACACAACTTTATCCTCAGTCCTGGTAATCAACACTTTGGCTCCTTTTTCTTCCAGCATTTTTTGAAGCATCAGCCCTACCCGCAAATTAATCCATTCTTCACGTTCGCCGGAAGGTCCTACTCTATAACTGTCTGTCAGCGCCGTACCTCCATGTCCGGGATCAATACAAATGGTCTTACCGGTCAAAGTTTTAGCCATTTTTTGGGCTGTCCCTTGAAGGGCTAGCAGGAAAAAGAGAAGTACAAACAGTTTTTTCATGAGTGAATATTGCCAATTTGATGATAAAATAGGGATCATTCCGCGGATCGGCAAGCAATCTTATTTTAATGATTTGTTTCTCCGATTTCCTGCTATTTTTGCCAAATCTTGTTAGTACTTATTACTCATAACACACACAAATGTTAGCTAAAACTTACGGAAGTGCCGTCTTCGGCGTGGATGCCACTGTGATTACCGTTGAAGTAAATGTCGGCCAGGGACTTGGTTTTTACATGGTTGGCCTTGCCGACAGTGCGGTCAAAGAAAGCCAGCAACGGGTAGAAGCCTCCCTCAAATACTTCGGATACAAAATGCCCCGCCAAAAGCTGGTCGTCAACCTGGCGCCAGCTGATATCCGCAAAGAAGGCTCCGCCTACGACCTACCCATTGCGCTTTGTACGCTGCTTTCCTCCGAACAAATTACCCCTGAACGTAATCTTGAAGACTACATAATCATGGGCGAGCTGTCGCTGGACGGTATTCTCAGGCCGATTAAAGGCGTACTGCCCATTGCGATCGAAGCGCGAAAGCGCGGATTCAAGGGCTTTGTTTTACCTGCCGAAAACGCACATGAGGCTGCTATTGTCAACAACATGGATGTAATACCGGTAGAAACGCTCACCGAAGCCATTGCTTTTTTTGAAGGAAAGCTGGCCATTGAGCCTTTGACGATCGATACTCGTGATATATTTTTCACCTCCCAAAATGAGTATGACGCTGATTTTGAACACGTCCAGGGGCAGGAAAACATCAAGCGTGCGCTGGAAATAACCGCTGCCGGTGGGCACAATGCGATCATGATCGGTCCGCCGGGTTCTGGAAAAACGATGCTGGCCAAGCGCATTCCTAGCATACTTCCGCCGCTGAGCCTGCCCGAAGCATTGGAGACGACCAAAATCCATTCGGTAGCAGGGAAGTTAGGCAAGAAGGCCACGCTGGTTTCAAGACGACCATTTCGCTCTCCGCATCATTCCATCAGTGATGTTGCTTTGGTGGGGGGAGGCAGCTTTCCGCAACCGGGAGAAATCTCCCTGGCTCATAATGGCGTACTTTTTCTTGACGAGCTTCCTGAATTCAAAAGATCGGTATTGGAAGTAATGCGCCAACCATTGGAGGAACGAAAAGTGGCCATTTCCAGGGCAAAAATGACGGTCGAATTTCCATCCAATTTCATGCTGATTGCGAGTATGAACCCTTGCCCATGTGGCTATTATAATCATCCCGAGAAAAACTGTGTCTGCGGACCGGGTGTTGTTCAAAAATACCTCAACAAAATCAGCGGACCACTACTGGATCGCATTGATCTTCACGTCGAGGTGACGCCTGTTTCATTTGACCAGATCGCTTCAACACGAAAGTCTGAAAGCAGCGAACAGATCCGCGAAAGGGTCATTCAGGCTAGAAAACGCCAGACGGAGCGGTTCAAAGACAAAAAAGAAATTTATTCCAATGCCATGATGACGCCTGAAATGGTGAAAGAGATCTGTGTGATTGAAGATGTCGGCAAGGCCCTGTTACGCAAAGCAATGGAACGACTCGGCCTTTCCGCGCGTGCTTACGACCGCATTTTAAAAGTTTCAAGAACCATCGCCGACCTGGCAGGAAGTGATGATATTAAAGTTGAGCACCTGGCGGAAGCTATTCAATATCGTAGTCTCGATCGGGAGAATTGGGCTGGGTAACCCTGGGAATAACTTTCTTTACACTTAAACTTTATTAAATTTGGAGACACAACTTTTGACGAAGGACATGGGCCGCCGCATTTTTTCTAAAATTTTGGACAGACCGGATGCTTACTTGATTGTACAGGCTGTTCAAGCCGCGTTGGATAAAGAGAAGGAAATTCGGTCGAAATTTTACGACGATATTACCGAAGACGACAAGGCTGAATTTATCAATGGTGAAGTCGTAATGCATTCACCAGTGATGTTACGACATAATTTGGCAACCGGATTATTACTTAACCTTTTAAATATATATGTTGCCAGAGAGCAACTAGGTTTTGTAGGATTTGAAAAGCTTATGATTTCGCTGACACGCAATGATTATGAGCCAGACATTTGCTTTTTTCGTCAGGAAAAATCGACGCAATTCACGGACGAACAAATGCTGTTTCCAGCACCTGATCTCATCATTGAAATACTTTCCAGCTCAACAGAAGTCCGCGACCGTGGCGTGAAGTTTAAAGATTATCAGGCTCATAAAATCGAAGAATATTGGATTGTTGATCCGAAAGACAAGACAATCGAACAATACCATCTATTCGGAGAAGAACATCAGCTGATCCTTAAGTCTGCTGTCGGCAATGTAAAGAGCTTTGTAGTGGAGGGCTTTCAAATTCCCATTGCAGCTATTTTTGACGTTTCTGAAAATTTGAAAGCACTTCAAAATATTTAGCTCAAAGTTCCTCTATACTAACTCCTCCCAGTTCCTGAAAAAGGGTCTGCCAGTAATGTGTAACG
The genomic region above belongs to Dyadobacter pollutisoli and contains:
- a CDS encoding YifB family Mg chelatase-like AAA ATPase encodes the protein MLAKTYGSAVFGVDATVITVEVNVGQGLGFYMVGLADSAVKESQQRVEASLKYFGYKMPRQKLVVNLAPADIRKEGSAYDLPIALCTLLSSEQITPERNLEDYIIMGELSLDGILRPIKGVLPIAIEARKRGFKGFVLPAENAHEAAIVNNMDVIPVETLTEAIAFFEGKLAIEPLTIDTRDIFFTSQNEYDADFEHVQGQENIKRALEITAAGGHNAIMIGPPGSGKTMLAKRIPSILPPLSLPEALETTKIHSVAGKLGKKATLVSRRPFRSPHHSISDVALVGGGSFPQPGEISLAHNGVLFLDELPEFKRSVLEVMRQPLEERKVAISRAKMTVEFPSNFMLIASMNPCPCGYYNHPEKNCVCGPGVVQKYLNKISGPLLDRIDLHVEVTPVSFDQIASTRKSESSEQIRERVIQARKRQTERFKDKKEIYSNAMMTPEMVKEICVIEDVGKALLRKAMERLGLSARAYDRILKVSRTIADLAGSDDIKVEHLAEAIQYRSLDRENWAG
- a CDS encoding FtsX-like permease family protein; this translates as MFKNYFKVALRNLWRNRTTSLVSIAGLSVGLASGIVIFLLVGYLFSFNRYHSKADRIHWIVTDIIGDQTQHTDVTPRPLGEVLRNEYPFVESAVRLNNLFGMVISIPDGIGGFAKKFEESRNICFTEPQFFEVFDTQWVEGKATDALKSPNSVVLSRDYAVKYFGQENVVGKILRFDNKTDVTVTGIIENPPANTQLRYDVLVSYSTLPALNKDPGMLNVWAEPSTMCWVALKKGNDLPKLINALAQTGKKYYAQEEAKMYGFHTIPLSEMFHTPGYGPAPRPILYALIAVGLFLVLAACVNFINLSTAQAIKRSKEVGVRKTMGSTRRQLIGQFMTETALLCLAAFALALIITQLNLPMLNNALSMLHANISVINLFHPNALFWFGGLIVGVIVLAGLYPAAVIARFNPIAALKGKLTTQKAGKVSVRKSLVVVQFFVNQLFIIGVIVMSAQVKYLKTADPGFKKDAILTVRIPPAGVNKQQTLRDQLAAIKGVEKLTLGAEPPMSQMQNNEPFVFDHRSEREKFPVRVRVGDMSFVPVFGLTIMAGRNFISNDSTRNEVLVNETMLKQLGIASHEAILGRSMKVLGQEKIIVGVVKDFNVDALSEGIPPAAIVNESRANTMAAIKISPAGVPQTLRDIENTWNKLFPESVYNAGFLDDQMESFYATENILLGLIQVFSVIAILIGCLGLYGLVTFMAESRSKEIGVRKVLGATKNQLLWIFGKEFTRLMLIGFVVAAPLGWFVMQNWLRGYAYKINLGWWVFALTAGLVALITLLTIAFQSVRAARMNPVKSLRTE
- a CDS encoding TIGR01459 family HAD-type hydrolase, with the protein product MILDNFKSVISKYDVIFFDAFGVLKTYNGLIPGIENTFAYLRETQKDFYVVTNDASRSPEQLAESYVKLGINDVTPDRIISSGMLAREYLDLKVRKGIVAYLGTDNSAHYIETSDIKTLSIRELDLNAVSDVNALVFLDDEGFDWNTDLTKTLNLLRKRNIPVIVANTDKTYPASKSRLSIAVGALAKMIEDTIGRQFIRFGKPDPQMFIFAYQHIKNYPNVDKRDILMVGDTLHTDILGGNKFGLDTALVLTGNTQAEDAEVRIRATGIIPTYICVSAVVE
- a CDS encoding Uma2 family endonuclease; translated protein: MGRRIFSKILDRPDAYLIVQAVQAALDKEKEIRSKFYDDITEDDKAEFINGEVVMHSPVMLRHNLATGLLLNLLNIYVAREQLGFVGFEKLMISLTRNDYEPDICFFRQEKSTQFTDEQMLFPAPDLIIEILSSSTEVRDRGVKFKDYQAHKIEEYWIVDPKDKTIEQYHLFGEEHQLILKSAVGNVKSFVVEGFQIPIAAIFDVSENLKALQNI
- a CDS encoding N-acetylmuramoyl-L-alanine amidase family protein, with amino-acid sequence MKKLFVLLFFLLALQGTAQKMAKTLTGKTICIDPGHGGTALTDSYRVGPSGEREEWINLRVGLMLQKMLEEKGAKVLITRTEDKVVSLPDRAKLAVENKADLFVSIHHNATADSSVNFPIIYFHGNASENVASVDFGRKLAAGLLKHLHQPNAPVSLVSDFTIFAEAGASVLRNTYGIPGVLAEASFFTNAAEEQKLKNEAHNRQEALAYTEAIEAFFSKPVEKIAAKNSIVPVIPPFKVFQEAERMTPIAKRWKQDFAEAQTLFSKKDTASLSQAYDLFTRSVRSFPDSYVAAECHTNRAAILKMRGQSKEAEQEAQRAREYYVVFPKK